From a single Solanum dulcamara chromosome 4, daSolDulc1.2, whole genome shotgun sequence genomic region:
- the LOC129887802 gene encoding GTP-binding protein BRASSINAZOLE INSENSITIVE PALE GREEN 2, chloroplastic, translating into MIIRSLSPSKLKKLLLPLTLSAYTHKNHILNSFPSILENVYTQNPAKTLVPPFLFSFRNLSTPSKIQSLSVSRDGNFEESISDVVCPGCGVKMQDSDQKQPGYFIKPCVKTPNYKTPINKNPIVDEQEISFSLKRGLLNEVVEHENQENVENPVQKAEKPVVCARCHSLRHYGKVKHPSVENLLPDFDFDHTVGRRLMSSSGARAVVLMVVDASDFDGSFPRKVAQLVSRAIEENSRAWKEGKSGNVPRMVLVVTKIDLLPSSLSPTRLEHWVRTRAREGGAIKLTSVHMVSAVRDWGVKNLVDDVVGLAGPRGHIWAVGAQNAGKSTLINAIGKCSGGNISHLTEAPVLGTTLGILRVEGVLPRNAKLFDTPGLLHPHQISTRLTREEQKLVHISKELKPRTYRIKVGYSVHIGGLMRLDVEELSVDSVYVTVWASPLIPLHMGRTENVSTMLEEHFGRQLQPPIGEGRLEELGKWLKREFHVNGNMWDSSSVDIAASGLGWFAIGLKGEAKLGVWTYDGVDVIVRNALLPNRSHDFEVAGFTVSKIVSTADRTSNKQRRNEKKRKLSDSTAEKPAEPSTVDVASTTC; encoded by the exons ATGATAATCAGATCACTTTCTCCATCAAAGCTGAAGAAATTGCTTCTCCCACTTACTCTCTCAgcatatacacataaaaatcATATACTCAACTCTTttccttcaattcttgaaaaTGTTTATACCCAAAACCCTGCTAAAACCCTTGTCCCACCATTCTTGTTCAGCTTCAGAAACTTATCTACACCTTCAAAAATCCAATCTTTATCAGTTTCTAGAGATGGGAATTTTGAGGAATCCATTTCTGATGTTGTTTGCCCTGGTTGTGGTGTCAAAATGCAAGATTCTGACCAAAAACAACCAGggtatttcatcaagccttgtGTCAAAACCCCAAATTATAAAACACCCATTAACAAGAATCCAATTGTTGATGAGCaagaaatatcattttctctcAAAAGGGGTTTGCTTAATGAGGTTGTAGAAcatgaaaatcaagaaaatgttgAAAACCCAGTTCAGAAAGCTGAAAAGCCAGTTGTTTGTGCTAGGTGTCATAGTTTGAGGCATTATGGGAAGGTTAAGCATCCGAGTGTGGAGAATTTATTGCCTGATTTCGATTTTGATCACACTGTTGGGAGGAGGTTGATGTCGAGTAGTGGGGCGAGAGCTGTTGTTTTGATGGTGGTTGACGCATCTGATTTCGATGGATCGTTTCCCAGAAAAGTAGCTCAGTTAGTTTCTAGGGCAATTGAAGAGAATTCGCGGGCGTGGAAGGAGGGGAAATCTGGGAATGTACCTAGAATGGTATTAGTAGTTACAAAGATTGATCTTTTACCTAGCTCATTGTCACCTACTAGGCTTGAACATTGGGTCAGGACACGGGCAAGAGAGGGTGGGGCGATTAAGTTGACGAGTGTACATATGGTTAGTGCAGTGAGGGATTGGGGAGTAAAGAATTTGGTTGATGATGTAGTGGGACTGGCCGGGCCAAGAGGGCATATTTGGGCAGTAGGAGCACAAAATGCTGGAAAGAGCACATTGATCAATGCAATAGGAAAGTGTTCTGGTGGTAATATAAGTCATTTAACAGAAGCACCGGTGCTGGGGACTACATTGGGGATACTGAGGGTAGAAGGGGTGCTTCCAAGGAATGCCAAGTTGTTTGATACTCCAGGGCTTTTACATCCGCATCAGATTTCAACAAGGTTGACTAGGGAAGAGCAGAAGCTAGTTCATATAAGTAAAGAGTTGAAGCCAAGGACATATAGAATCAAG GTAGGATATTCAGTTCATATAGGTGGGCTGATGCGATTGGATGTGGAAGAATTATCTGTTGATTCTGTGTATGTTACAGTTTGGGCATCTCCGCTCATTCCACTTCATATGGGGAGGACAGAGAATGTCAGCACAATGCTGGAAGAACATTTTGGGCGTCAGCTGCAG CCGCCGATTGGAGAGGGACGACTTGAGGAGCTAGGGAAATGGTTGAAGAGGGAATTTCACGTGAATGGAAATATGTGGGATTCAAGTTCTGTTGATATTGCGGCTTCTGGTCTTGGTTGGTTTGCCATTGGACTAAAGGGAGAGGCTAAATTAGGTGTCTGGACATATGATGGGGTTGATGTCATCGTTCGTAATGCATTACTCCCAAACAGATCCCATGATTTTGAAGTTGCTGGCTTTACTGTTTCAAAAATTGTTTCCACTGCTGACCGCACCTCAAATAAGCAGCGCCGTAATGAGAAGAAGAGGAAATTGAGCGACTCTACTGCAGAAAAACCTGCAGAACCATCAACTGTCGATGTGGCTTCAACTACTTGCTAA